Part of the Thermofilum sp. genome, GTCGACGTACTGGGTTGTCGAGGGCCTGAAAGCCCTAGGCCGGCTGGCCCCGATGCCGGAGACAGCCCGGTGGGTTCTGGAGTGCGAGAACGAGAGCGGGGGCTTCAGCGCTTCACCCTCCTCCAGAAACTACTTTGTCGAAAACCTCTACTACGGGCTGGAGACCCTACGTGCGCTCGGCTCGGCGCCGAAGCACAGCAGCAGCCATGCGAGGTACATCTCCAGCCTGCAGAACGCGAACGGTGGCTTCCGCCGGGCACCCACGCACGGCGTGTCAAGCCTAGAGTACACGTTCTACGCTATACGCTCGCTAGAGCTCTTAGGCCTCCTTTAGCACCCGCGGCGACCGGGAGGCAGTGTGGAGAGCTTGAAGGGGCTAGGAACGGGGGAGAGGCCGAGGAGCTGGACGAGAAGCGCCGGGAGGCGCGCAGGCTCGCCGCGAGGAACGTTCACAGAGCTATGAGCGGAAGCCGGGGGTCCGGCGCGCATAACTTCATAAGTCTAAATATTATACAGAGTGTGTGCTCTCCTGTTCGATCGGCGACAGGAGACTATTTGTTGATCTTCTCGAGAAGTTAGCCCTAAGTGGGGGAGTTCACCGGGCGCCTTCGGGGCGTGGCGTACCCTGTTGAGTGCGGGCTGAGCGCAGGGCAGGTGGGGGTAGAGCCTTAGAGGAGCTGAGGAAGCTTACCGAGAGAGATTCTCGCGGGGCGAGCCGCAAGGTCGAGGCGGTAAGCCTGAGGGAGCTCCTCGGGCAGGCCTACCACGCGCGGTAGAAGCTCGAAGCAGGAGGCCAGCACCGCGCTCGTAGATCCGCCTGTTTTCTTCGCCTCATCTGCACGGGGATTGCTGCTGGCGACGCCACGGGCCTCTTCAACCCAGCGGTGAGGGGGTGGGCTGCGCAGCGAACCTAGCGCCTCCCATGCTTAAGCCAGCGAGAGCGAAGCGCGACGGTGAGCTGTAGG contains:
- a CDS encoding prenyltransferase/squalene oxidase repeat-containing protein produces the protein MLEALLEQRGDSAWILLEGRPLFNEKGVLRSKDATYILTPADVTPWLHRLSMVVLALVTLDGLPESYAGEVAALLLEQRSSGGFGSPAPALESTYWVVEGLKALGRLAPMPETARWVLECENESGGFSASPSSRNYFVENLYYGLETLRALGSAPKHSSSHARYISSLQNANGGFRRAPTHGVSSLEYTFYAIRSLELLGLL